A genomic region of Pseudomonas sp. RSB 5.4 contains the following coding sequences:
- the orn gene encoding oligoribonuclease, which translates to MQNPQNLIWIDLEMTGLDPENDVIIEMATIVTDSDLNTLAEGPVIAIHHSDEVLARMDEWNTRTHGNSGLTQRVRDSRISMAEAEAETIAFLEQWVPKGKSPICGNSICQDRRFLYTHMKALESYFHYRNLDVSTLKELAARWAPDVRDSFKKGSTHLALDDIRESIAELQHYRKHFIKF; encoded by the coding sequence GACCTGGAAATGACCGGTCTGGATCCGGAAAACGACGTCATCATCGAAATGGCCACCATCGTCACCGACAGTGACCTGAACACCTTGGCCGAAGGCCCGGTGATCGCCATTCACCACAGTGACGAAGTGCTCGCCCGCATGGACGAGTGGAACACCCGCACCCACGGCAACTCGGGCCTGACCCAGCGTGTGCGTGACAGCCGTATCAGCATGGCCGAGGCCGAGGCCGAAACCATCGCGTTCCTGGAACAGTGGGTACCGAAGGGCAAGTCGCCGATCTGCGGCAACAGTATCTGCCAGGACCGGCGCTTCCTTTATACCCACATGAAGGCGCTGGAAAGCTACTTCCACTACCGCAACCTCGACGTGTCGACGCTCAAAGAGCTGGCCGCACGCTGGGCACCGGACGTGCGCGACAGCTTCAAGAAGGGCAGCACTCACTTGGCACTGGACGACATCCGCGAGTCGATCGCCGAGCTGCAGCACTACCGCAAGCATTTCATCAAGTTCTGA
- a CDS encoding trimeric intracellular cation channel family protein has product MLLMLYLIAITAEAMTGALSAGRRGMDWFGVVLIACVTALGGGSVRDVLLGHYPLTWVKHPEYLVLTSAAAMLTVFTARWMRHLRSLFLVLDAVGLVAFTLIGCMTALEMGHGMLVASVSGVITGVFGGILRDIFCNDIPLIFRRELYASVSFAAAWCYMLCLYLNVPSEQAILITLFGGFLLRLLAIRFHWEMPKFVYNDAP; this is encoded by the coding sequence ATGTTGCTGATGCTCTATCTGATCGCCATTACCGCTGAAGCCATGACTGGCGCGTTGTCTGCCGGACGGCGCGGCATGGACTGGTTCGGTGTGGTGCTGATCGCCTGCGTCACGGCGCTGGGTGGCGGTTCGGTACGTGACGTGTTGCTCGGGCACTATCCGCTGACATGGGTCAAACACCCGGAATACCTGGTGCTGACCTCGGCCGCCGCGATGCTCACCGTGTTCACCGCCCGCTGGATGCGTCACCTGCGCTCACTGTTTCTGGTGCTCGATGCGGTCGGTCTGGTGGCGTTCACCCTGATCGGCTGCATGACCGCTCTGGAAATGGGCCACGGCATGCTGGTGGCCTCGGTCAGCGGCGTGATCACCGGGGTATTCGGCGGCATCCTGCGCGACATCTTCTGCAACGACATCCCGCTGATCTTCCGCCGCGAACTGTACGCCAGCGTCTCGTTCGCCGCCGCGTGGTGCTACATGCTCTGTCTGTATCTGAATGTGCCGAGCGAGCAGGCGATCCTGATCACCTTGTTCGGCGGCTTTCTGCTGCGGCTGCTGGCGATTCGGTTCCACTGGGAAATGCCCAAGTTCGTCTACAACGACGCACCTTGA
- the queG gene encoding tRNA epoxyqueuosine(34) reductase QueG, with product MSAITTDLPALAQSIKDWGRELGFQQVGISGLDLAEHEQHLERWLAAGYHGEMDYMGAHGSKRSHPEELVPGTLRVVSLRMDYLPGDTQMAQMLAQPEKAYVSRYALGRDYHKLIRKRVQQLADKIQAEIGPFGFRAFVDSAPVLEKAIAEQAGLGWIGKNTLVLNRKAGSYFFLSELFVDLPLPVDEPHSTEHCGRCTACLDICPTNAFVGPYVLDARRCISYLTIELKNAIPEDLRPLIGNRVFGCDDCQIVCPWNRFARPSGESDFKPRHNLDNAELAELFMWDEDKFLSSTEGSPLRRAGYERWLRNLAVGLGNAPSSIPVLEALKARRDYPSDLVREHVEWALRQHAERTT from the coding sequence ATGTCCGCCATCACCACAGATCTTCCCGCCCTCGCCCAATCGATCAAGGATTGGGGCCGCGAGCTGGGCTTCCAGCAAGTCGGCATCAGCGGTCTGGACCTGGCCGAGCATGAGCAGCACCTGGAGCGCTGGCTCGCCGCCGGCTACCACGGCGAAATGGATTACATGGGCGCCCACGGCAGCAAACGCTCGCATCCGGAGGAACTGGTTCCGGGTACATTGCGCGTGGTTTCGCTGCGCATGGACTACCTGCCCGGCGACACGCAAATGGCGCAAATGCTCGCGCAACCGGAAAAGGCCTACGTTTCGCGTTATGCCTTGGGCCGCGATTACCACAAATTGATCCGTAAACGTGTGCAGCAATTGGCCGACAAGATTCAGGCCGAGATCGGCCCGTTCGGTTTCCGTGCCTTCGTCGACAGTGCCCCGGTGCTGGAAAAAGCCATCGCCGAGCAGGCCGGACTGGGCTGGATCGGCAAAAACACCCTGGTGCTGAACCGCAAGGCCGGCAGCTATTTCTTCCTGAGCGAACTGTTCGTCGATCTGCCGCTGCCGGTGGACGAACCGCACAGCACCGAACATTGCGGGCGCTGCACCGCGTGCCTGGACATCTGCCCGACCAACGCCTTTGTCGGCCCGTATGTGCTGGACGCGCGACGGTGCATATCGTACCTGACCATCGAACTGAAAAACGCCATTCCCGAAGACCTGCGCCCGTTGATCGGTAACCGCGTGTTCGGCTGCGACGACTGCCAGATCGTCTGCCCATGGAACCGCTTCGCCCGGCCATCCGGGGAAAGCGACTTCAAGCCGCGGCACAACCTGGACAACGCCGAACTGGCGGAGCTGTTCATGTGGGACGAGGACAAGTTTCTCAGCAGCACCGAAGGTTCGCCGCTGCGCCGCGCCGGTTACGAGCGCTGGCTGCGCAATCTGGCGGTCGGGCTGGGCAACGCGCCTTCGAGCATTCCTGTGCTGGAAGCCTTGAAGGCGCGTCGTGATTACCCGTCCGATCTAGTCCGCGAACACGTCGAGTGGGCGCTGAGACAGCACGCTGAACGCACTACTTAA
- a CDS encoding NAD(P)H-hydrate dehydratase, with protein MPHTKDELPDALYGAAQVRALDARLIAAGTPGFELMQRAAHATWRALVRQWPSANEMTVLAGHGNNAGDGFLIAALAHRAGWAVQVLAVGDPQRLQGDAAQAYAQALSDGVAVQGWTAQFELRGIIVDALLGTGLAGDVREPYAAAIKAINAGGLPVVAVDIPSGLSADTGHVLGVAVHADLTVTFIGLKLGLFTGDAADQVGALVFNDLQAAADIYRDIPVSVLRLTTANLPRLAPRAPTAHKGRFGHLLLIGGDQGFGGAILLSSEAALRSGAGMVSLATRPEHVPAALTRMPEVMALGTSSANQLMGLLEKVSVLVVGPGLGQASWGRALLSAAANAPLPQVWDADALNLLASGFVSLPGNCVITPHPGEAARLLGVSTAEVQADRPAAARALCKKYSAVVVLKGAGSLIAHPDGRLALCHQGHPAMATAGLGDVLAGLTGALLAQGMDGFDAACLAVWLHANAGAQLGKFGRGLAASDLIPAIRQLLEEHAPCLK; from the coding sequence ATGCCGCACACGAAAGATGAATTACCCGACGCGCTGTATGGCGCTGCACAGGTGCGAGCACTCGACGCGCGGCTGATCGCTGCGGGCACCCCGGGCTTCGAATTGATGCAGCGCGCCGCGCACGCGACCTGGCGAGCATTGGTGCGGCAATGGCCGTCGGCGAACGAAATGACCGTGCTGGCTGGGCATGGCAACAATGCTGGTGATGGTTTTCTGATCGCCGCGCTGGCGCACCGGGCCGGTTGGGCGGTGCAGGTGCTGGCCGTCGGTGATCCGCAACGCTTGCAGGGCGACGCTGCGCAGGCTTATGCGCAGGCACTGAGCGATGGCGTCGCCGTGCAGGGCTGGACTGCGCAATTCGAGCTGCGCGGCATTATCGTCGATGCCTTGCTCGGCACCGGACTGGCCGGCGATGTGCGCGAGCCGTATGCCGCTGCGATCAAGGCGATCAATGCCGGTGGCCTGCCGGTGGTGGCGGTGGATATTCCTTCGGGGCTGTCCGCCGATACCGGGCATGTCCTTGGCGTTGCGGTTCACGCCGACCTTACCGTGACCTTTATTGGCTTGAAGCTTGGCCTGTTCACCGGTGATGCGGCGGATCAGGTCGGAGCGCTGGTGTTTAACGATCTGCAAGCCGCTGCCGACATCTACCGTGACATTCCTGTCAGCGTCCTGCGTCTCACGACGGCTAATCTTCCGCGACTGGCTCCGCGTGCGCCCACTGCGCACAAAGGGCGCTTCGGGCATTTGCTGTTGATCGGCGGCGATCAGGGTTTTGGCGGGGCGATTCTGCTCAGTAGCGAAGCGGCCTTGCGCAGCGGCGCCGGCATGGTGTCGCTGGCGACCCGTCCGGAACATGTCCCGGCCGCGCTGACGCGGATGCCGGAAGTCATGGCGCTCGGCACATCGTCGGCCAATCAGTTGATGGGGCTGCTGGAAAAGGTCTCGGTGCTGGTGGTTGGTCCGGGTCTCGGACAGGCGAGTTGGGGCCGGGCGCTGTTGTCCGCTGCCGCCAATGCGCCGCTGCCGCAGGTATGGGACGCCGACGCGTTGAATCTGCTGGCGAGCGGTTTTGTCAGCCTGCCCGGGAATTGCGTGATCACTCCGCATCCGGGCGAGGCGGCGCGCCTGTTGGGCGTCAGTACCGCTGAGGTGCAGGCAGATCGCCCGGCCGCCGCGCGGGCGTTGTGCAAAAAATACTCAGCCGTCGTCGTGCTGAAAGGCGCCGGCAGCCTGATCGCCCATCCCGATGGGCGTCTGGCGTTGTGTCATCAGGGCCATCCGGCCATGGCCACTGCCGGCCTTGGCGATGTGCTTGCCGGGTTGACCGGGGCGCTGCTGGCGCAGGGCATGGACGGCTTCGATGCCGCCTGCCTCGCAGTCTGGCTGCACGCCAATGCCGGCGCGCAACTAGGTAAATTCGGCCGTGGGCTGGCGGCCAGTGATCTGATTCCAGCCATTCGTCAGTTGTTGGAGGAGCATGCACCGTGTCTGAAGTAA
- the tsaE gene encoding tRNA (adenosine(37)-N6)-threonylcarbamoyltransferase complex ATPase subunit type 1 TsaE, which yields MSEVTLYLADEQAMSDFGARIARVTQGHGLIFLEGNLGMGKTTLSRGIIRGLGHVGAVKSPTFTLVEPYEIGDVRAFHFDLYRLVDPEELEFLGIRDYFEDDALCLIEWPDKGAGFLPKPDLTITITPQDSGRSLKILSQGARGESWCAALALESN from the coding sequence GTGTCTGAAGTAACCCTGTACCTGGCCGATGAACAGGCCATGAGCGACTTTGGCGCACGGATCGCCCGCGTTACCCAGGGCCATGGCCTGATTTTTCTCGAAGGCAATCTGGGCATGGGTAAAACCACCCTGTCGCGGGGCATCATTCGTGGGCTTGGGCATGTCGGCGCAGTAAAAAGTCCGACCTTCACTCTGGTTGAGCCCTACGAGATCGGCGACGTCCGTGCCTTTCACTTCGACCTGTACCGCCTGGTCGATCCGGAGGAGCTGGAGTTTCTCGGTATCCGCGATTATTTCGAAGACGATGCCCTGTGCCTGATCGAGTGGCCCGATAAAGGTGCAGGCTTTTTGCCAAAGCCTGACCTGACCATTACCATTACCCCGCAAGACAGCGGCCGTTCGCTGAAAATTTTGTCCCAGGGCGCGCGTGGTGAGTCCTGGTGTGCCGCTTTGGCATTGGAATCCAATTAA
- a CDS encoding N-acetylmuramoyl-L-alanine amidase gives MGLGMRFRALVAAAGLMLMAVAVNAVADTKVNSVRLWRAPDNTRLVFDLSGPVQHSVFTLTAPDRLVIDINGATLGAPLKVSTANTPITAMRSAQRTPTDLRVVIDLKKAVTPKSFSLAPNAQYGNRLVVDLFDNAADAAPPPAPTPSVATVPAVPVTPSEPAIKLPPAPAGKRDIIVVIDAGHGGEDPGASGSRGQREKDVVLQIARELQRQVNGMKGFRAELTRTGDYFIPLRGRTEIARKKGADLFVSIHADAAPSAAAFGASVFALSDRGATSETARWLADSENRSDLIGGAGNVSLDDKDRMLAGVLLDLSMTASLTSSLNVGQKVLTNIGRVTPLHKQRVEQAGFMVLKSPDIPSILVETGFISNANEANKLSASSHQQALARSISSGVRQFFQQNPPPGTYIAWLRDSGKIAQGPRDHRVSPGETLAMIAVRYQVSPATLRSANNLSSDELKVGQHLTIPGTELASKE, from the coding sequence ATGGGGTTAGGTATGCGCTTTCGCGCGTTGGTGGCTGCCGCAGGACTGATGTTGATGGCAGTGGCCGTCAACGCTGTGGCCGACACAAAGGTCAACAGCGTGCGCCTGTGGCGGGCGCCGGACAATACGCGACTGGTCTTCGACCTGAGCGGCCCGGTGCAGCACAGTGTCTTCACCCTGACCGCACCGGATCGACTGGTGATCGACATCAATGGCGCCACTCTGGGTGCGCCGTTGAAAGTGTCGACCGCCAACACGCCGATCACCGCGATGCGCTCGGCCCAGCGTACGCCGACCGACCTGCGGGTGGTCATCGACCTGAAAAAAGCCGTCACCCCGAAAAGTTTCTCGCTGGCGCCGAACGCGCAATATGGCAACCGTCTGGTGGTCGACCTGTTCGACAACGCCGCCGATGCCGCCCCGCCGCCAGCTCCGACGCCTTCGGTTGCGACCGTGCCGGCAGTGCCGGTGACGCCTTCGGAACCGGCGATCAAACTGCCACCGGCCCCGGCCGGCAAACGTGACATCATTGTGGTGATCGACGCCGGCCACGGCGGCGAAGACCCGGGTGCGTCCGGCTCGCGCGGTCAGCGTGAGAAAGATGTGGTACTGCAGATCGCCCGCGAACTGCAGCGTCAGGTCAACGGCATGAAAGGTTTCCGTGCCGAGCTGACCCGGACCGGCGACTACTTCATCCCGTTGCGCGGCCGTACCGAAATCGCCCGCAAGAAGGGCGCCGACCTGTTCGTTTCGATCCACGCCGACGCCGCGCCGTCTGCGGCCGCTTTCGGTGCCTCGGTGTTTGCCTTGTCCGATCGCGGCGCAACGTCGGAAACCGCCCGTTGGCTGGCCGACAGCGAAAACCGTTCCGACCTGATCGGTGGTGCCGGCAACGTCAGCCTCGACGACAAGGACCGCATGCTCGCCGGCGTGTTGCTCGACCTTTCGATGACCGCGTCGCTGACTTCCAGCCTCAACGTCGGCCAGAAAGTCCTGACCAACATTGGTCGCGTGACCCCGTTGCACAAACAACGCGTGGAGCAGGCCGGGTTCATGGTGCTGAAATCGCCGGACATCCCGTCGATTCTGGTCGAAACCGGCTTCATCTCCAACGCCAACGAAGCGAACAAGCTCTCTGCATCAAGCCACCAGCAGGCGCTGGCGCGTTCGATCAGCAGCGGCGTGCGCCAGTTCTTCCAGCAGAACCCGCCACCGGGCACCTACATTGCCTGGCTGCGTGACTCCGGCAAGATCGCCCAAGGCCCGCGCGATCACCGCGTGAGTCCGGGTGAGACCCTGGCGATGATCGCCGTGCGTTATCAGGTGTCGCCCGCCACGCTGCGCAGTGCCAACAATCTCAGCAGCGATGAGCTGAAGGTCGGTCAGCACCTGACCATTCCTGGCACCGAACTGGCGTCCAAAGAATGA
- the mutL gene encoding DNA mismatch repair endonuclease MutL yields the protein MLNAARIELLSPRLANQIAAGEVVERPASVIKELLENSLDSGARRIDVDVEQGGVKLLRVRDDGSGISADDLPLALARHATSKIRNLEDLEQVMSLGFRGEALASISSVARLTLTSRTRDADQAWQVETEGRDMAPRVQPAAHPVGTSVEVRDLFFNTPARRKFLKTEKTEFDHLQEVIKRLALARFDVAFHLRHNGKTILSLHEAHDDAARARRVAAICGSGFLEQALPIEIERNGLHLWGWVGLPTFNRSQADLQYFFVNGRAVRDKLVAHAVRQAYRDVLFNGRHPTFALFFEVDPAAVDVNVHPTKHEVRFRDGRMVHDFLYGTLHRALGDVRPEDQLAGSVTTAVVRPTGIEAGEFGPQGEMRLAANALLEQPQAQPVFNTSSAASAGGAYQYQYTPRPQSAMPPAAEAQAAYREFFAPLPEANANALPAGQEDIPPLGYALAQLKGIYILSENAQGLVLVDMHAAHERIMYERLKIAMASEGLSGQPLLVPESLAVSQREADCAEEHAAWFQKLGFELQRLGPETLAIRQIPALLKQAEANRLVGDVLSDLMEYGTSDRIQAHLNELLGTMACHGAIRANRRLALPEMNGLLRDMENTERSGQCNHGRPTWTQLGLDDLDKLFLRGR from the coding sequence GTGTTGAACGCCGCACGCATCGAACTGCTCAGCCCGCGGCTGGCGAACCAGATCGCCGCCGGTGAGGTGGTCGAGCGCCCGGCTTCGGTGATCAAGGAACTGCTGGAAAACAGCCTCGACTCCGGTGCCAGACGCATCGACGTCGATGTCGAGCAGGGCGGCGTCAAGCTGCTGCGGGTGCGTGACGACGGCAGTGGCATTTCCGCCGACGACCTGCCGCTGGCCCTGGCCCGTCACGCCACCAGCAAGATCCGCAATCTCGAAGACCTCGAACAGGTGATGAGCCTGGGCTTCCGTGGTGAAGCGCTGGCCTCGATCAGCTCCGTGGCACGCCTGACCCTGACCTCGCGCACCCGCGACGCCGATCAGGCCTGGCAGGTCGAGACCGAAGGCCGTGACATGGCGCCTCGCGTTCAGCCGGCAGCGCATCCGGTCGGCACTTCGGTGGAAGTGCGCGACCTGTTCTTCAACACGCCGGCGCGGCGCAAGTTTCTCAAGACCGAAAAAACCGAATTCGATCATCTGCAGGAAGTGATCAAGCGTCTGGCGCTGGCGCGTTTCGACGTAGCCTTCCATCTGCGCCACAACGGCAAGACCATCCTCAGCCTGCACGAGGCCCACGATGATGCGGCCCGCGCCCGGCGGGTGGCGGCGATTTGTGGTTCGGGCTTCCTCGAGCAGGCGCTGCCGATCGAGATCGAGCGCAACGGTCTGCATCTGTGGGGCTGGGTCGGGTTGCCGACCTTCAACCGCAGCCAGGCGGACTTGCAGTATTTCTTTGTGAACGGCCGGGCGGTGCGCGACAAACTGGTGGCGCACGCGGTGCGTCAGGCTTATCGCGACGTGTTGTTCAACGGCCGTCATCCGACCTTCGCGCTGTTTTTCGAGGTCGATCCGGCGGCGGTGGACGTCAACGTGCACCCGACCAAGCACGAAGTGCGTTTCCGTGACGGGCGCATGGTGCATGACTTCCTTTACGGCACGTTGCACCGCGCGCTGGGCGATGTGCGTCCGGAAGATCAACTGGCCGGTTCGGTCACCACTGCTGTCGTCCGTCCAACCGGCATCGAGGCGGGCGAATTCGGCCCGCAGGGCGAAATGCGTCTGGCGGCCAACGCGCTGCTGGAGCAGCCGCAGGCGCAACCGGTGTTCAACACCTCGTCCGCTGCAAGCGCTGGCGGCGCTTACCAGTATCAGTACACGCCACGTCCGCAGTCGGCGATGCCGCCGGCCGCCGAGGCGCAAGCTGCTTACCGCGAGTTCTTCGCGCCGCTGCCCGAGGCCAACGCCAACGCGCTGCCGGCCGGTCAGGAAGATATTCCGCCGCTGGGTTACGCGCTGGCGCAGCTCAAGGGCATCTACATCCTGTCCGAGAACGCTCAGGGACTGGTGCTGGTGGACATGCATGCCGCGCACGAGCGGATCATGTACGAACGCCTGAAAATCGCCATGGCCAGTGAAGGCCTGAGCGGCCAGCCATTGCTGGTGCCGGAGTCGCTGGCGGTCAGTCAGCGTGAAGCCGACTGCGCCGAAGAACATGCCGCATGGTTCCAGAAACTGGGCTTCGAACTGCAGCGCCTGGGCCCGGAAACATTGGCGATCCGCCAGATTCCGGCCCTGCTCAAGCAGGCCGAGGCCAATCGTCTGGTGGGTGACGTGCTGTCGGACCTGATGGAGTACGGCACCAGCGACCGGATTCAGGCACACCTGAACGAACTGCTCGGCACCATGGCCTGCCACGGCGCGATCCGCGCCAACCGGCGCCTGGCCCTGCCGGAAATGAACGGTCTGCTGCGCGACATGGAAAACACCGAGCGCAGCGGTCAATGCAACCATGGCCGACCGACCTGGACCCAACTGGGCCTGGACGATCTGGACAAACTGTTCCTGCGCGGTCGTTGA
- the miaA gene encoding tRNA (adenosine(37)-N6)-dimethylallyltransferase MiaA — translation MSQLPPAIFLMGPTAAGKTDLAIELTKVLPCELISVDSALVYRGMDIGTAKPSKELLAEFPHRLIDILDPAEAYSAADFRRDALQAMAEITARGKIPLLVGGTMLYYKALVEGLADMPAADPEVRAQIEEEAARLGWQALHEQLALIDPVSAARIHPNDPQRLSRALEVYRVSGQSMTALRQQQSAQSTEAAASGQQQLPYTVANLAIAPANRQVLHERIKQRFTNMLEQGFIDEVVALRKRSDLHSGLPSIRAVGYRQVWDYLDGKLSLAEMQERGIIATRQLAKRQFTWLRSWEELHWLDSLDCDNLPRALKYLGTISILS, via the coding sequence ATGAGCCAGCTTCCTCCAGCGATTTTCCTGATGGGCCCGACCGCTGCGGGCAAGACCGACCTGGCCATCGAGCTGACCAAGGTGCTGCCGTGCGAACTGATCAGCGTCGATTCGGCGTTGGTCTATCGCGGCATGGACATCGGCACCGCCAAGCCCTCGAAAGAACTGCTGGCCGAATTTCCGCACCGGCTGATCGATATTCTCGATCCAGCCGAAGCCTATTCGGCTGCGGATTTCCGCCGCGATGCCCTGCAAGCCATGGCTGAAATCACCGCGCGCGGGAAAATTCCGCTGCTGGTCGGCGGCACCATGCTCTATTACAAGGCTTTGGTCGAAGGTCTGGCGGACATGCCGGCGGCGGATCCCGAGGTGCGTGCGCAGATCGAAGAAGAGGCTGCACGCCTTGGCTGGCAAGCCCTGCACGAGCAACTGGCGCTCATCGATCCGGTGTCGGCGGCACGCATTCACCCGAACGATCCGCAGCGCCTGAGTCGGGCGCTGGAGGTCTATCGGGTCAGCGGTCAGAGCATGACCGCCCTGCGTCAGCAACAATCTGCGCAAAGTACTGAAGCAGCCGCTTCGGGACAGCAACAATTGCCCTATACTGTCGCGAACTTGGCCATTGCTCCGGCAAATCGCCAGGTACTGCACGAGCGCATTAAACAAAGATTCACAAATATGCTGGAACAGGGGTTCATCGACGAGGTCGTAGCCCTGCGTAAAAGAAGTGACCTGCATTCCGGGTTGCCGTCTATACGTGCGGTAGGCTACCGCCAAGTCTGGGACTACCTGGATGGCAAGCTGTCGTTAGCCGAAATGCAGGAACGCGGCATCATTGCCACGCGTCAATTGGCCAAGCGCCAGTTCACCTGGCTGCGCAGCTGGGAAGAACTGCACTGGCTGGACAGTCTTGATTGCGACAATCTGCCACGCGCCTTGAAATACCTTGGGACCATCTCCATATTGAGCTGA
- the hfq gene encoding RNA chaperone Hfq, with product MSKGHSLQDPYLNTLRKEKVGVSIYLVNGIKLQGTIESFDQFVILLKNTVSQMVYKHAISTVVPVRPIRLPSATESDAGDAEPGNA from the coding sequence ATGTCAAAAGGGCATTCGCTACAAGACCCTTACTTGAATACTTTACGTAAAGAGAAAGTTGGGGTTTCCATCTACCTGGTCAACGGTATCAAACTGCAAGGCACGATCGAGTCGTTCGACCAGTTCGTTATCCTGCTGAAAAACACCGTCAGCCAGATGGTTTACAAACACGCTATCTCGACAGTCGTGCCAGTACGTCCAATTCGTCTGCCTAGCGCAACCGAATCCGATGCAGGTGACGCTGAGCCAGGTAACGCCTGA
- the hflX gene encoding ribosome rescue GTPase HflX, with protein MFFERHGGGERVILVHLEGQDPEAREDPQEFQELANSAGAETVAFFNVPRHRPTAKFLIGSGKVEELRDLVHAEKADLVIFNHILTPSQERNLERVFECRVIDRTGLILDIFAQRARTHEGKLQVELAQLDHMSTRLVRGWTHLERQGGGIGMRGPGETQLETDRRLLRVRLRQIKGRLEKVRSQREQSRRGRSRADIPTVSLVGYTNAGKSTLFNNVTKSEVYAADQLFATLDPTLRRLELDDLGPIVLADTVGFIRHLPHKLVEAFRSTLEESSNSDLLLHVIDAAEPDRMLQIEQVMVVLGEIGAQDLPILEVYNKLDLLEGVEPQIQRDADGKPQRVWLSARDGTGLELLEQAIAELLGSDLFVGTLRLPQRFARLRAQFFELGAVQKEEHDEEGICLLAVRLPRVELNRLVSREGLQPMEFIEQHTLQ; from the coding sequence TTGTTCTTTGAGCGCCACGGTGGTGGTGAGCGAGTCATTCTCGTTCACTTGGAAGGTCAGGACCCTGAGGCGCGCGAAGATCCGCAGGAGTTTCAGGAATTGGCTAATTCGGCGGGCGCCGAGACCGTTGCGTTTTTTAACGTACCGCGTCATCGGCCAACCGCCAAATTCCTGATTGGCAGCGGCAAGGTCGAGGAATTACGCGACCTGGTCCATGCCGAAAAGGCCGATCTGGTGATTTTCAATCACATTCTCACGCCCAGTCAGGAACGTAACCTCGAACGTGTTTTCGAGTGTCGCGTGATCGACCGTACCGGCCTGATCCTCGATATCTTCGCCCAGCGCGCCCGTACCCATGAAGGCAAGCTCCAGGTAGAACTGGCCCAGCTTGACCACATGAGCACCCGGCTGGTTCGCGGCTGGACTCACCTTGAGCGTCAGGGTGGTGGTATCGGCATGCGTGGTCCGGGTGAAACCCAGCTCGAAACCGACCGGCGTCTGCTGCGGGTTCGTCTGCGGCAGATCAAGGGTCGTCTGGAAAAAGTACGCAGCCAGCGCGAGCAATCGCGACGCGGCCGCTCCCGTGCGGATATCCCTACCGTTTCTCTGGTGGGCTATACCAACGCCGGCAAATCCACGCTGTTCAATAACGTGACCAAATCCGAGGTGTACGCGGCCGACCAGTTGTTCGCCACGCTGGACCCGACCTTGCGCCGTCTGGAACTGGACGACCTGGGGCCGATCGTTCTGGCTGACACGGTAGGGTTCATTCGGCACTTGCCGCACAAGCTGGTCGAGGCATTTCGGTCTACGCTCGAAGAGTCGAGCAACTCCGACCTGCTGTTGCACGTGATCGATGCGGCCGAACCGGATCGCATGTTGCAGATCGAGCAGGTGATGGTGGTGCTGGGCGAGATCGGAGCCCAGGACTTGCCGATCCTCGAGGTATACAACAAACTCGATTTGCTTGAAGGCGTTGAGCCACAGATCCAGCGCGATGCCGATGGCAAACCGCAGCGGGTCTGGCTGTCGGCGCGTGATGGCACGGGTCTGGAATTGCTTGAACAGGCCATTGCCGAGTTGCTGGGCAGTGATTTGTTTGTGGGGACATTGCGCTTGCCACAACGGTTCGCTCGACTGCGTGCGCAGTTCTTCGAGCTCGGTGCGGTACAGAAAGAAGAGCATGACGAAGAAGGCATCTGCCTGCTGGCCGTTCGTTTGCCCCGGGTCGAGTTGAATCGACTGGTAAGCCGCGAAGGATTGCAGCCGATGGAATTCATCGAGCAACACACTTTGCAATAA